In Gossypium hirsutum isolate 1008001.06 chromosome D06, Gossypium_hirsutum_v2.1, whole genome shotgun sequence, one genomic interval encodes:
- the LOC107899943 gene encoding uncharacterized protein translates to MEIAMIRADVEEDREVTMARFLAGLNRDIANVVELQHHVEVIDMVHVAIKVEKWNQGTGKKDFSNRAKDQPLSSKVNKTVGETSKGKEVALPNCSREIKCFKCLGRGHIASQCPNRSNMIVRANREIELEEENDEEHDETAEEEDKLEYAIDGKILVIKRSLSVQSVENEQQKENIFHKRCHVQDKVCSLIVDGGSCTNVASTLMVEKLGLPTTKHPQPYKLQWLNNGGELKVTKQVLVPFSIGKYHDEVLCDVVPMHAGHMLLGHPWQFDRKVIHDGFTNRYTFKFEGKNESYLMKQSVLVLMYKETLLNTNELDPNLPSSIVSLLQELEDVFPEDIPSGLPPIRGIEHQIDFIPGASIPNHPAYRTNPKETKELKKQVNELMEKGYIRESLSPCTIPVLLVPKKDGTWRMCVDCHAVNKITTKYRHPIPRLDDMLDELSGAQLFSKIDLKSGYHQIRMREGDEWKTAFEMKHGLYEWLIMPFGLTNAPSTFMRLMNHVLHSFIRKFCVVYFDDILVYSKSLDDHLLHLKVVLDVLRKESLYANLKKCTFCTNKAIFLGFVVSSEGLEVDKTR, encoded by the exons atggagATTGCCATGATACGTGCGGATGTGGAAGAGGATCGTGAAGTAACCATGGCCAGATTCTTAGCCGGTCTTAACCGAGATATAGCTAACGTGGTAGAACTTCAGCACCATGTAGAAGTTATTGATATGGTGCACGTTGCCATAAAGGTTGAAAA GTGGAACCAAGGCACGGGCAAGAAAGACTTTTCCAACCGCGCTAAGGACCAGCCTTTGTCTTCTAAGGTGAATAAAACCGTTGGTGAAACTAGCAAAGGCAAAGAAGTTGCCTTGCCGAACTGCTCAAGAGAAATAAAATGTTTCAAGTGTTTAGGGAGGGGCCATATTGCGAGCCAATGCCCTAACCGAAGCAACATGATTGTGCGGGCTAATAGAGAAATTGAATTGGAGGAAGAGAATGATGAAGAACATGATGAAACCGCTGAAGAGGAAGACAAACTTGAATACGCTATTGATGGCAAAATCCTCGTCATTAAACGAAGTCTTAGTGTTCAAAGTGTTGAAAACGAACAGCAAAAGGAGAACATTTTTCATAAACGTTGCCATGTTCAAGACAAGGTGTGTAGTTTGATCGTGGATGGCGGGAGTTGTACGAATGTGGCCAGCACCTTAATGGTTGAAAAACTCGGCTTGCCAACAACTAAGCATCCTCAACCTTACAAGCTTCAATGGCTTAATAACGGAGGGGAGTTGAAGGTAACCAAGCAAGTTTTAGTACCATTCTCTATCGGCAAGTACCATGACGAGGTTCTATGTGATGTGGTACCCATGCACGCTGGTCATATGTTATTAGGCCATCCGTGGCAATTCGATCGCAAAGTTATTCATGATGGTTTCACGAACCGCTACACTTTCAAATTTGAAGGGAAAAAC GAATCTTATTTGATGAAGCAATCGgttcttgtacttatgtacaaggaaactCTTTTGAATACTAACGAATTGGATCCAAATCTGCCCTCTTCGATTGTTTCTCTTTTGCAAGAACTCGAGGACGTATTTCCGGAAGACATTCCTAGTGGGTTGCCACCCATTCGAGGAATAGAACACCAAATTGATTTCATTCCTGGAGCGTCTATTCCAAATCATCCAGCTTATCGTACTAATCCCAAAGAGACCAAAGAATTGAAAAAACAAGTTAATGAACTTATGGAGAAGGGATATATACGAGAAAGCCTCAGCCCTTGCACCATACCGGtattattggtgccaaagaaggacggaacatGGCGTATGTGCGTAGATTGTCATGCGGTGAATAAGATAACTACCAAATACCGACACCCGATACCACGACTAGATGATATGTTAGATGAATTGAGTGGTGCGCAATTGTTTTCCAAAATTGATCTTAAGAGCGGATACCACCAAATCCGAATGCGAGAAGGGGACGAGTGGAAAACTGCCTTTGAGATGAAGCATGGACTATACGAGTGGCTAATCATGCCATTCGGACTCACCAATGCACCCAGCACATTCATGCGATTGATGAACCATGTCCTTCATTCCTTTATCAGAAAATTTTGTGTTGTTTATTTTGATGACATTCTTGTTTATAGCAAATCTTTAGATGATCATTTGCTGCATTTAAAAGTTGTTTTGGATGTTCTTCGAAAAGAATCTTTGTATGCTAATCTTAAGAAATGTACCTTTTGCACTAACAAGGCTATTTTCTTAGGTTTCGTGGTCAGCTCGGAGGGATTGGAGGTTGACAAGACAAGGTGA